A genomic window from Serratia liquefaciens includes:
- the pyrG gene encoding glutamine hydrolyzing CTP synthase, giving the protein MTTNYIFVTGGVVSSLGKGIAAASLAAILEARGLNVTIMKLDPYINVDPGTMSPIQHGEVFVTEDGAETDLDLGHYERYIRTKMSRRNNFTTGRIYSDVLRKERRGDYLGATVQVIPHITNAIKERILEGGEGHDVVLVEIGGTVGDIESLPFLEAIRQMAVEVGREHTLYMHLTLVPYMAAAGEVKTKPTQHSVKELLSIGIQPDVLICRSDRTVPANERAKIALFCNVPEKAVISLKDVDSIYKIPGLLKSQGLDDYICKRFSLNAPEANLAEWEQVIYEEANPGGEVTIGMVGKYVELPDAYKSVIEALKHGGLKNRLTVNIKLIDSQDVETRGVEVLKGLDAILIPGGFGYRGVEGKVMTARYARENNIPYLGICLGMQVALMEFARNVVGMENANSTEFVPDCKYPVVALITEWRDEDGNVEVRTEESDLGGTMRVGGQQCHLTDNSLVRQMYGEPTIVERHRHRYEVNNMLLKQIEAAGLLVAGRSADNKLVEIIELPNHPWFVACQFHPEFTSTPRDGHPLFAGFVKAAGEYQKRQVK; this is encoded by the coding sequence ATGACAACTAATTATATTTTTGTGACCGGCGGGGTCGTATCCTCTCTGGGTAAAGGCATTGCCGCAGCCTCTCTGGCGGCTATTCTTGAAGCCCGTGGCCTCAACGTTACCATCATGAAACTGGACCCGTACATCAACGTGGATCCGGGCACCATGAGCCCGATTCAGCATGGGGAAGTTTTCGTCACCGAAGACGGCGCAGAAACCGATCTGGATTTGGGTCACTACGAGCGCTACATCCGCACCAAAATGTCGCGCCGCAACAACTTCACCACCGGTCGCATTTACTCCGACGTTCTGCGTAAAGAACGCCGTGGCGACTATCTGGGCGCAACCGTACAGGTCATCCCGCACATCACCAACGCGATTAAAGAACGCATCCTCGAAGGCGGCGAAGGCCACGACGTGGTGTTGGTTGAGATCGGCGGTACCGTCGGCGATATCGAATCGCTGCCGTTCCTGGAAGCCATCCGCCAGATGGCCGTGGAAGTGGGCCGCGAGCACACCCTGTACATGCACCTGACGCTGGTGCCGTACATGGCCGCTGCCGGTGAAGTGAAAACCAAACCTACTCAGCATTCCGTAAAAGAGCTGCTTTCCATCGGTATTCAGCCAGATGTGCTGATTTGCCGTTCCGATCGCACAGTTCCTGCTAACGAACGCGCGAAAATCGCACTTTTCTGTAACGTGCCGGAAAAAGCCGTTATCTCCCTGAAAGACGTTGATTCTATTTATAAAATCCCAGGCCTATTGAAATCTCAGGGGCTTGATGATTATATTTGTAAACGATTCAGCCTCAACGCGCCGGAAGCCAACCTGGCCGAGTGGGAGCAGGTTATTTACGAAGAAGCCAATCCGGGCGGCGAAGTGACTATCGGTATGGTCGGCAAATATGTCGAACTGCCGGATGCTTATAAGTCGGTGATTGAAGCTCTGAAACACGGCGGTCTGAAAAATCGTCTGACCGTGAACATCAAGCTGATCGACTCGCAGGATGTTGAAACCCGCGGCGTAGAAGTGCTGAAAGGTCTGGATGCGATCCTGATCCCAGGCGGCTTCGGCTACCGTGGCGTAGAAGGCAAGGTGATGACCGCGCGTTATGCGCGTGAAAACAACATCCCTTATCTGGGCATCTGTCTGGGTATGCAGGTGGCACTGATGGAGTTCGCCCGCAACGTTGTGGGTATGGAGAACGCCAACTCAACCGAGTTTGTGCCAGACTGTAAGTACCCGGTGGTGGCATTGATCACCGAATGGCGTGACGAAGACGGCAACGTCGAAGTGCGTACCGAAGAAAGCGATTTGGGTGGCACGATGCGTGTCGGTGGTCAGCAATGCCACCTGACCGACAATAGCCTGGTGCGTCAGATGTACGGCGAACCGACCATTGTTGAACGTCATCGTCACCGTTATGAAGTTAACAACATGCTGTTGAAGCAAATTGAAGCCGCCGGGCTGTTGGTTGCCGGCCGTTCCGCAGACAACAAGCTGGTTGAGATTATCGAACTGCCGAATCACCCGTGGTTTGTAGCTTGTCAGTTCCACCCGGAATTTACTTCGACGCCGCGTGATGGTCATCCGTTGTTCGCCGGCTTTGTGAAGGCCGCTGGTGAGTATCAGAAGCGCCAGGTGAAATAA
- the eno gene encoding phosphopyruvate hydratase — protein MSKIVKVIGREIIDSRGNPTVEAEVHLEGGFVGLAAAPSGASTGSREALELRDGDKSRFLGKGVLKAVAAVNGPIAQAVLGKDAKDQANIDKIMIDLDGTENKSQFGANAILAVSLAAAKAAAASKGMPLYEHIAELNGTPGKFSMPLPMMNIINGGEHADNNVDIQEFMIQPVGAKSLKEAVRIGSEVFHHLAKVLKAKGLNTAVGDEGGYAPNLGSNAEALAVIAEAVKAAGYELGKDVTLAMDCAASEFYKDGKYVLAGEGNKAFTSEEFTHFLEDLTKQYPIVSIEDGLDESDWDGFAYQTKVLGDKIQLVGDDLFVTNTKILKEGIEKGIANSILIKFNQIGSLTETLAAIKMAKDAGYTAVISHRSGETEDATIADLAVGTAAGQIKTGSMSRSDRVAKYNQLIRIEEALGARAPFNGLKEVKGQ, from the coding sequence ATGTCCAAAATCGTTAAAGTCATCGGTCGTGAAATCATCGACTCCCGCGGTAACCCGACTGTTGAAGCCGAAGTGCATCTGGAAGGCGGTTTCGTAGGTCTGGCTGCTGCGCCGTCAGGTGCTTCTACCGGTTCCCGTGAAGCACTGGAACTGCGTGACGGTGACAAGTCTCGTTTCCTGGGTAAAGGCGTACTGAAAGCCGTTGCTGCAGTAAACGGCCCGATTGCTCAGGCAGTATTGGGCAAAGATGCCAAAGACCAGGCTAACATCGACAAGATCATGATCGACCTGGACGGTACTGAGAACAAATCCCAGTTCGGCGCTAACGCCATTCTGGCGGTTTCCCTGGCAGCGGCCAAAGCGGCTGCAGCTTCCAAAGGTATGCCGCTGTATGAGCACATCGCTGAGCTGAACGGCACCCCAGGCAAATTCTCTATGCCACTGCCTATGATGAACATCATCAACGGCGGCGAGCACGCTGACAACAACGTCGACATTCAGGAATTCATGATTCAGCCGGTTGGCGCGAAATCTCTGAAAGAAGCCGTTCGCATCGGTTCTGAAGTTTTCCATCACCTGGCGAAAGTGCTGAAGGCCAAAGGCCTGAACACCGCTGTAGGTGACGAAGGCGGCTACGCACCGAACCTGGGTTCCAACGCCGAAGCCCTGGCTGTTATCGCTGAAGCGGTAAAAGCAGCAGGCTACGAGCTGGGCAAAGACGTAACTCTGGCGATGGACTGTGCGGCTTCCGAATTCTACAAAGACGGTAAATACGTACTGGCCGGCGAAGGCAACAAAGCCTTCACTTCCGAAGAGTTCACTCATTTCCTGGAAGACCTGACCAAACAGTACCCAATCGTGTCTATCGAAGACGGCCTGGACGAATCTGACTGGGATGGTTTCGCATACCAGACCAAAGTGCTGGGCGACAAAATCCAGCTGGTGGGCGACGACCTGTTCGTTACCAACACCAAGATCCTGAAAGAAGGCATCGAGAAAGGCATCGCTAACTCCATCCTGATCAAATTCAACCAGATCGGTTCTCTGACCGAAACTCTGGCTGCTATCAAGATGGCGAAAGACGCAGGCTACACCGCGGTGATCTCTCACCGTTCAGGTGAAACCGAAGACGCAACCATCGCTGACCTGGCTGTGGGTACTGCGGCTGGCCAGATCAAAACCGGTTCCATGAGCCGTTCTGACCGCGTTGCTAAATACAACCAACTGATCCGTATCGAAGAAGCGCTGGGTGCACGCGCTCCGTTCAATGGCCTGAAAGAAGTTAAAGGTCAGTAA
- a CDS encoding NAD(P)/FAD-dependent oxidoreductase, with amino-acid sequence MRNRIVVVGGGTGGTILANLLATKLHREILNNKVELLMISDSPVHYYKPAFMYVAFNAFFKQELTRSQQSLLRPEIQFIVDKAERFDLIQRVIHTRSGKQYSYDFLVFATGCVPWPERIEGLAQAGDHFYQYQAARQLAQKLSSIEKGRIFITVSFPETPNVPHQCGIAPIETTLMLDDYLRRRGVRKAVEIVYTYPSVSQLLRNCLFLQRPTAEALPGIFAERDIRHQRGFTLSRVDAQQKIAYSAEGEQQPFDILMATPPIRAVEAVRNTGLSESHNGEGWLPTDHQTLQVYGQQGVYVIGDTVDLPVSKAGGSCHNQAPVIADNIVAELRLGQTVSHYDGKVQAIAQMGLQAGMPLVYDYRHDVLPTPSTKAGGMLRNGFNRGLYWATVRGLI; translated from the coding sequence ATGCGTAACAGGATTGTGGTTGTCGGTGGCGGCACCGGAGGGACCATATTAGCCAATTTACTGGCCACGAAATTACATCGGGAAATCTTGAATAATAAAGTTGAGTTATTGATGATTTCGGATTCTCCGGTCCATTATTATAAACCCGCTTTTATGTACGTTGCCTTTAACGCTTTTTTCAAACAGGAATTAACCCGCTCCCAGCAAAGCCTGCTGCGTCCGGAAATTCAGTTTATTGTCGATAAAGCGGAGCGCTTTGATTTAATTCAGCGTGTGATCCATACCCGCAGCGGCAAACAGTATTCCTATGATTTTTTGGTGTTTGCCACCGGCTGCGTACCCTGGCCTGAACGTATTGAAGGGCTGGCGCAGGCAGGCGATCATTTTTACCAATATCAGGCGGCCCGGCAGCTGGCGCAGAAGTTGTCGAGCATCGAAAAAGGCCGCATTTTCATTACCGTCTCCTTCCCTGAGACGCCCAATGTGCCGCACCAGTGTGGTATTGCCCCGATAGAAACCACCCTGATGCTCGATGATTACCTGCGTCGACGCGGAGTGCGTAAAGCGGTTGAAATTGTTTATACCTATCCGAGTGTTTCGCAGTTGCTGCGTAACTGCCTGTTTTTACAGCGTCCAACCGCGGAGGCCTTGCCGGGTATTTTCGCCGAGCGGGATATTCGCCATCAGCGCGGGTTTACTCTCAGTCGGGTGGATGCACAGCAGAAAATCGCTTATTCCGCCGAAGGTGAGCAACAGCCGTTCGATATTTTGATGGCTACCCCGCCTATCCGCGCGGTAGAGGCGGTGCGCAACACGGGCCTGAGCGAGAGCCACAACGGCGAAGGCTGGTTGCCGACCGACCACCAGACGTTACAGGTCTACGGCCAGCAAGGAGTCTATGTCATCGGCGATACGGTGGATCTGCCGGTCAGCAAGGCCGGTGGCTCCTGCCACAATCAGGCACCGGTGATTGCCGACAATATCGTGGCGGAACTGAGGCTGGGCCAGACCGTCAGCCACTACGACGGCAAGGTGCAGGCCATTGCCCAAATGGGGCTGCAGGCCGGGATGCCGCTGGTTTATGACTACCGTCACGATGTGTTGCCAACTCCCTCAACCAAGGCGGGCGGCATGCTGCGCAACGGTTTTAATCGCGGGCTCTACTGGGCAACGGTACGCGGGCTGATATAA
- a CDS encoding methionine gamma-lyase, which translates to MSATFRQAFATRAIHHGYDPQQFLGALSPPVFMSSTFTFPTAEYGGACFDGSETGYFYSRISNPTLNLLEQRIANLEGGEAAVAFASGMGAITACCWTLLNPGDELIVDETIYGCTFSYFHHGLARYGVKITHVDLTRPERLAAAIGPRTRMVYCETPANPNMRLVDIAAVAEIAHRQQALLLVDNTYCTPYLQRPLERGADIVVHSATKYIGGHGDLLAGLVVTRQDLAQDIRLVGLKDMNGAVLSAQDAALLLRGLKTLPLRMERHCDNAQRLAEMLAQHSAVERVYYPGLEDFPQYELARRQMARPGGMLAFELKGGMAAGIRFLNALRLILRAVSLGDCESLAQHPASMTHSAYSPEERQRHHISDGLIRLSAGLEDLGDLKADIRQALAQKEP; encoded by the coding sequence ATGTCTGCCACCTTCAGGCAAGCCTTTGCAACACGCGCCATCCATCATGGTTACGATCCTCAGCAGTTCCTCGGGGCGCTCAGCCCACCGGTGTTTATGAGTTCGACCTTTACCTTCCCGACGGCGGAATATGGCGGTGCCTGTTTTGACGGCAGCGAGACGGGGTATTTTTATTCACGCATCTCCAACCCGACCCTTAACCTGCTGGAACAGCGGATCGCCAATCTCGAGGGCGGAGAGGCTGCGGTGGCCTTTGCTTCGGGCATGGGCGCGATTACCGCCTGCTGTTGGACGCTGCTCAATCCGGGGGATGAGCTGATTGTCGATGAAACCATTTACGGCTGCACCTTCAGTTATTTCCATCACGGATTGGCGCGCTACGGTGTGAAAATCACCCACGTCGACCTGACCCGACCGGAGCGGCTGGCGGCGGCGATAGGTCCCCGGACCCGCATGGTATATTGCGAAACGCCGGCCAACCCGAATATGCGTTTGGTCGATATTGCCGCAGTGGCCGAAATCGCTCACCGCCAACAGGCGTTGCTGCTGGTGGATAACACCTATTGCACGCCGTATCTGCAACGGCCGCTGGAACGGGGGGCCGATATAGTGGTGCACTCCGCCACCAAATACATCGGGGGGCATGGCGATTTGTTGGCCGGGTTGGTAGTGACGCGTCAGGATTTGGCTCAGGACATCCGCTTGGTCGGGCTGAAAGACATGAACGGTGCGGTGCTGTCGGCCCAGGATGCCGCATTGCTGCTGCGCGGTTTAAAAACCCTGCCGTTGCGTATGGAACGCCATTGCGACAACGCCCAGCGTCTGGCGGAAATGCTGGCTCAGCATTCGGCGGTAGAACGTGTCTATTATCCCGGACTGGAGGATTTTCCCCAGTATGAGTTGGCGCGGCGGCAAATGGCGCGGCCGGGCGGCATGCTGGCATTTGAACTCAAAGGCGGCATGGCGGCGGGCATCCGCTTCCTCAATGCGTTGCGTTTGATCTTGCGCGCCGTCAGCCTGGGGGATTGCGAATCGCTGGCACAGCATCCCGCCAGCATGACCCACTCGGCCTACAGCCCCGAAGAGCGGCAGCGTCACCATATCAGCGATGGGCTGATACGCTTGTCCGCCGGCCTGGAAGATCTTGGCGACCTGAAGGCCGATATTCGTCAGGCCTTGGCGCAAAAAGAGCCTTGA
- a CDS encoding HAL/PAL/TAL family ammonia-lyase → MHYPSSVEIDRQPLRWQDVVAVARHRVPLSLSDTAWARIENAQAIVQQIVTSEQRAYGVNTGLGALCNQALHGEQLAQLSRNTLMSHACGVGTPLSDEQTRAIICCAIVNYSHGKSGIQRPVVEALLALLNRGVTPQVPSQGSVGYLTHMAHVGVALLGLGEVSYRGQVVAAAQALAEEGIAQPSLGAKDGLCLVNGTPCMTGLSCLALADAWRLARWADVLGAMSFEALRGQIAAFDEEILALKPHPGMQRVGANLRALLNGSEVIAASKGIRTQDALSIRSIPQVHGACRDQIIHAERQIETELNGTTDNPLLLGTPDNFRVMSQANPHGESVAMAADVLAIAIAELGGIAERRIDRLINPLVSGLPPFLVSEPGVNSGMMIAQYVAASLCAENRQLSQPCVVDNYVTSALQEDHLSLGTGAALRLHKLLANVNQILAIEYLLAAQAFEFLQQQRFGEGTGRAWRQLRQRVEPYHQDRWLAPDIASSAALLQDERALAEIAPALG, encoded by the coding sequence ATGCACTATCCTTCTTCAGTAGAGATCGATCGCCAGCCGCTGCGCTGGCAGGACGTGGTGGCGGTCGCGCGTCATAGGGTGCCGCTCAGCCTGTCGGACACGGCCTGGGCACGTATTGAGAACGCGCAGGCTATCGTCCAGCAAATCGTCACCAGCGAACAACGCGCCTACGGCGTCAATACCGGCCTGGGCGCGCTCTGTAACCAGGCACTGCACGGCGAACAGTTGGCGCAGCTGTCGCGCAATACCTTGATGAGCCACGCCTGCGGGGTAGGTACACCGTTGAGCGACGAACAGACCCGCGCCATTATTTGCTGCGCTATCGTGAACTACAGCCACGGCAAATCCGGCATCCAACGGCCGGTGGTTGAGGCGCTGCTGGCACTGCTCAACCGCGGCGTCACGCCCCAGGTGCCGTCGCAGGGGTCGGTCGGCTATCTGACCCATATGGCGCACGTCGGCGTTGCCCTGCTCGGGCTCGGTGAGGTCAGCTATCGCGGGCAGGTCGTCGCCGCCGCTCAGGCGCTGGCGGAAGAAGGCATAGCGCAGCCCTCGCTCGGGGCCAAAGATGGCCTGTGCCTGGTCAATGGTACGCCCTGCATGACCGGGCTGAGCTGCCTGGCGCTTGCCGACGCTTGGCGACTGGCCCGTTGGGCAGATGTGTTGGGTGCCATGAGCTTTGAAGCTTTACGCGGACAAATTGCCGCCTTCGACGAGGAAATACTGGCGTTGAAACCGCACCCAGGCATGCAACGGGTGGGCGCAAATCTGCGGGCGCTGCTCAACGGCAGCGAGGTGATTGCCGCCAGCAAAGGTATTCGCACGCAGGATGCGCTGAGCATCCGCTCTATTCCGCAGGTACACGGCGCCTGCCGCGATCAAATTATCCATGCCGAACGACAGATTGAAACCGAACTGAACGGCACCACCGATAACCCGCTGCTGCTTGGCACGCCGGATAACTTCCGCGTCATGTCACAGGCCAATCCGCACGGCGAATCGGTCGCGATGGCCGCCGATGTGTTGGCGATCGCTATCGCCGAACTCGGCGGTATCGCCGAACGGCGTATCGATCGTCTGATTAACCCGCTGGTCAGCGGTTTGCCGCCATTTTTGGTCAGTGAGCCGGGCGTCAATTCCGGCATGATGATCGCCCAATACGTGGCGGCATCGCTGTGCGCAGAGAACCGCCAGCTGTCACAGCCTTGCGTAGTGGATAACTATGTCACTTCGGCGCTGCAGGAAGATCACCTCAGTCTGGGGACCGGTGCGGCATTGCGGCTGCATAAGCTGTTGGCCAACGTTAACCAGATCCTGGCGATTGAATACCTGCTGGCGGCCCAGGCCTTCGAGTTTTTGCAACAGCAACGCTTCGGCGAAGGTACCGGGCGCGCCTGGCGACAGCTGCGCCAAAGGGTAGAACCTTACCATCAGGATCGCTGGTTGGCGCCCGACATTGCCAGCAGCGCGGCGCTATTGCAGGACGAACGGGCGCTGGCGGAAATTGCCCCTGCGCTAGGCTAA
- a CDS encoding quaternary amine ABC transporter ATP-binding protein, protein MNKIEIKNVYKIFGHKTAAALALSQQGKTKQEVQAATDCVIGVHDLSMSIEAGEIFVIMGLSGSGKSTLVRHFNRLIDPTSGQILVDGEDILRYDEKQLEHFRRHKISMVFQSFGLLPHKTVLDNVGYGLKVRGENKEVYQERALHWINTVGLKGYEKSYPHQLSGGMRQRVGLARALATDTDIILLDEAFSALDPLIRAEMQDQLLALQKELHKTLVFITHDLDEAVRIGNRIAILKDGKLIQVGTPQDILNNPADEYVNRFVQRRLALDENVQKPRPMSVARA, encoded by the coding sequence ATGAACAAAATAGAAATCAAAAACGTCTACAAGATCTTCGGCCATAAAACGGCGGCGGCATTGGCGCTGAGCCAACAAGGAAAAACCAAGCAGGAAGTGCAGGCCGCGACGGACTGCGTGATCGGCGTGCACGATCTGTCGATGTCGATCGAAGCCGGTGAGATCTTCGTGATCATGGGCCTGTCCGGATCGGGAAAATCCACCTTGGTGCGTCACTTTAACCGCCTGATCGATCCCACCAGCGGCCAGATCCTGGTAGACGGTGAAGATATCCTGCGCTACGACGAAAAGCAGCTTGAGCACTTCCGTCGCCACAAGATCAGCATGGTGTTTCAGAGCTTTGGCCTGCTGCCGCACAAAACGGTGCTGGACAACGTGGGCTATGGCCTGAAAGTGCGGGGGGAGAATAAAGAGGTGTATCAGGAGCGTGCGCTGCACTGGATCAACACCGTAGGGTTGAAGGGCTATGAGAAATCCTATCCGCATCAACTCTCCGGCGGCATGCGTCAACGCGTCGGGCTGGCGCGTGCGCTGGCCACCGATACCGATATCATTTTGCTGGACGAAGCCTTCAGCGCACTGGATCCGTTGATTCGCGCCGAGATGCAGGATCAACTGCTGGCGCTGCAAAAAGAGCTGCACAAAACGCTGGTGTTTATCACCCACGATCTGGATGAGGCGGTACGCATCGGCAACCGGATCGCGATCCTGAAGGACGGTAAACTGATCCAGGTCGGCACGCCGCAGGACATTCTTAACAACCCGGCCGACGAATACGTTAACCGCTTCGTGCAACGCCGCCTGGCGCTGGATGAAAATGTGCAAAAACCCCGTCCGATGAGTGTGGCCCGTGCCTGA
- a CDS encoding ABC transporter permease → MFPERFTFSIADWINRWVDVLVTNYGDMFRKISDTLLWAVIHLESLLRATPWWVMLAVVGLLAWHATRRWLPTLVIVGLLLLVGTAGMWDKLMQTLALVLVATLLAVIIGIPQGILAARSDRVRAVMMPLMDVMQTMPSFVYLIPVLMLFGLGKVPAILATVIYATPPLIRLTDLGIRQVDKEVMESVTAFGANRWQKLFGVQLPLALPSIMAGINQTTMMSLSMVVVASMIGARGLGEDVLVGIQTLNVGLGLEAGLAIVILAVVIDRITQAYGRTAVAR, encoded by the coding sequence ATGTTTCCAGAACGCTTTACCTTTTCCATCGCCGATTGGATCAACCGCTGGGTCGACGTGTTGGTCACCAACTATGGCGATATGTTCCGCAAGATCTCCGACACCCTGCTGTGGGCGGTGATCCACCTCGAAAGCCTGCTGCGCGCCACCCCATGGTGGGTGATGCTGGCCGTGGTCGGGCTACTGGCCTGGCACGCCACCCGCCGTTGGCTGCCAACCCTGGTGATCGTCGGCCTGTTGCTGCTGGTCGGTACCGCCGGGATGTGGGACAAATTGATGCAAACCCTGGCGCTGGTACTGGTCGCCACGCTGCTGGCGGTGATTATCGGCATTCCGCAAGGCATATTGGCGGCGCGTAGCGATCGCGTAAGGGCGGTGATGATGCCGCTGATGGACGTGATGCAAACCATGCCGAGCTTCGTCTACCTGATCCCGGTATTGATGCTGTTCGGCCTGGGCAAGGTGCCGGCCATTCTGGCAACGGTGATCTACGCCACGCCACCGCTGATCCGCCTGACCGATTTGGGCATCCGCCAGGTGGACAAGGAAGTGATGGAGTCCGTGACCGCCTTTGGCGCCAACCGCTGGCAGAAGCTGTTCGGCGTCCAGTTGCCGTTGGCGCTGCCGAGCATCATGGCCGGTATCAACCAGACCACCATGATGTCGTTGTCGATGGTCGTGGTCGCGTCAATGATCGGCGCTCGTGGGTTGGGCGAAGACGTGTTGGTGGGCATTCAGACGCTGAACGTCGGGCTGGGACTGGAAGCCGGGCTGGCGATCGTCATTCTGGCCGTGGTCATTGATCGCATCACTCAGGCTTACGGCCGCACCGCCGTTGCGAGGTAA
- a CDS encoding ABC transporter substrate-binding protein gives MQTRHKLWIPLIALGLMTGSLSARAAGWCESGKPVKFAGLNWESGMLLTDVMQYVLQKGYDCKTDALPGNSITMEQAVGTNDIQIFAEEWIGRSEVWNKAEKAGKAVSVGAPIVGAVEGWYVPRYVIEGNAKRKLKPLAPDLKSIPDLAKYVQVFRDQEEPDKGRFYNCPAGWTCELDNSAILKKFGLDDKFTNFRPGTGPALDTAILSSYRRGEPILFYYWSPTPIMGQLDLVKLEEPGVDKNIHIKVGISSVFNQQAPELVQVLSKVNLPLDLVNQNLARMSKERISSQKLALEFFKQHPDIWKQWVSEDAAKKIQASL, from the coding sequence ATGCAAACACGACACAAATTATGGATACCGCTGATCGCGCTGGGGCTGATGACAGGCAGCCTCTCCGCACGCGCAGCAGGCTGGTGCGAATCCGGCAAACCGGTCAAGTTCGCCGGACTGAACTGGGAAAGCGGCATGCTGCTGACCGACGTGATGCAATACGTACTGCAAAAGGGTTACGACTGTAAAACCGACGCGTTGCCGGGCAACTCCATCACCATGGAGCAGGCGGTCGGCACCAACGACATTCAGATTTTCGCCGAAGAGTGGATCGGCCGCAGTGAGGTCTGGAACAAGGCCGAGAAAGCCGGCAAAGCGGTCAGCGTCGGTGCCCCCATTGTCGGCGCGGTTGAAGGCTGGTACGTGCCGCGTTATGTGATTGAAGGCAATGCCAAGCGTAAGTTGAAACCGCTGGCACCGGACCTGAAAAGCATCCCGGACCTCGCCAAATACGTGCAGGTGTTTCGCGATCAGGAAGAGCCGGACAAAGGCCGCTTCTACAACTGCCCGGCCGGCTGGACCTGCGAACTGGACAACAGTGCGATCCTGAAAAAATTCGGGTTGGACGACAAGTTCACCAACTTCCGTCCTGGCACCGGCCCGGCGCTGGATACCGCCATTCTTTCCAGCTACCGCCGCGGCGAACCTATCCTCTTCTACTATTGGTCCCCTACCCCGATCATGGGCCAGCTCGATCTGGTGAAACTGGAAGAGCCTGGCGTGGACAAGAACATCCACATCAAGGTCGGCATTTCCAGCGTGTTTAACCAGCAGGCACCTGAGCTGGTGCAGGTGTTGTCAAAAGTGAATCTGCCGCTCGATCTGGTTAACCAGAATCTGGCGCGCATGAGCAAGGAACGCATCAGCTCCCAGAAGCTGGCGCTGGAGTTCTTCAAGCAGCACCCGGATATCTGGAAACAGTGGGTCAGCGAAGACGCAGCGAAAAAAATTCAGGCTTCCTTGTAA